The following are from one region of the Magallana gigas chromosome 4, xbMagGiga1.1, whole genome shotgun sequence genome:
- the LOC105334338 gene encoding glutathione S-transferase 1 isoform X1 yields the protein MKNYKLTYFDIRGRAEISRLLFAAAGVQYADDRIKREDWPALKPKTPQGQLPILTIDDAATLPQSLAIARFLAREFGLSGKTNLEQAQCDVIVQTTEDLRAEWVKVFREADETKKAELQKKLVEEIVPKLWKIFQDTLSSNSSGYMVGDGLTLGDLAVYDVMEIHTRDYPDLIKNFPQLQTHRQKVASIPNVKRYLENRPVTLF from the exons ATGAAGAATTACAAACTGACGTATTTTGACATTCGAGGAAGAGCGGAGATTTCACGTTTGCTGTTTGCCGCCGCTGGCGTACAGTACGCAGACGACAGAATTAAACGCGAAGATTGGCCAGCGCTTAAACCAA aaacgCCTCAGGGGCAGCTACCCATTCTAACGATTGACGACGCAGCCACTTTGCCCCAAAGTCTGGCGATAGCAAGGTTTCTGGCTCGAGAATTTG GTCTTAGCGGGAAAACTAATTTGGAGCAAGCGCAGTGCGATGTCATCGTCCAGACGACAGAAGACTTGCGAGCGGAATGGGTGAAGGTCTTCCGAGAGGCGGATGAGACcaaaaaa gCTGAGCTACAGAAGAAGTTGGTCGAAGAAATCGTCCCAAAATTATGGAAAATTTTCCAGGACACACTGAGTTCCAATTCTTCAGGATATATGGTTGGAGACGGa cTAACGTTGGGTGATCTCGCCGTATATGACGTCATGGAGATTCATACGCGAGATTATCCAGATCTCATCAAGAACTTTCCACAACTTCAGACGCATAGGCAGAAGGTGGCGAGCATACCAAACGTCAAGAGATATCTAGAAAATCGACCGGTCACCCTGTTCTGA
- the LOC117680518 gene encoding solute carrier family 28 member 3-like has product MDSEVTSIEMKPANQGVTNLGYRSTENGLSDHPDSVQHNSIKFEIEENSDDEVYTGCARVANKIQTGVVGTLSKHGSKIKLLFKLVLLLLYFAYFGYAMYYRFGDEGSIRLLVCTILGVLILLLYTFNRLSGFKFKFSSEQRSLSKEKKIKKIKRHTGRFLMLAVFIALAAYIIYDVLLDYPQNAISVAGLALYIIIFYVFSKNPAKVKWRPVFWGFALQYIFALVILRTSWGYQAFQWLGDRVTEFLNYSNAGATFLFGDILVTTYSLFAFRVLPVVVYFYTVTSVLYYLGVMQVIVKKMGMFLSFCLGTSPAESLNAAGNIFVGMTEAPLMIQPFLKDMTKSELHAVMTGGFATIAGSVLGAYINFGVPANHLITASVMSAPAALAISKLAYPETERTRKQDFDKMGKSKDRNVIEAISSGASNSVKVVAAIAVNVMAFLCVLEFVNMTLDWFGDRVGVDGLSFQLICSYVFYPIAYFMGTDVSDCRKVAELVGIKTFTNEFLAYKELSVLIANKKNFTDYTAQWNSSADWYYQGDDIVLPYVNQTLKKGIMSGKSEVIATYALCGFSNIGSMGIFLGGMSALVPSRRGDLAQIVVRAMVAGNVACFLTGCIAGLLYKDYNT; this is encoded by the exons ATGGACAGTGAAGTGACTTCTATAGAAATGAAACCCGCAAACCAAGGAGTGACAAACTTAGGATACAGATCTACAGAG AATGGATTATCAGACCACCCCGATTCCGTACAACATAATAGCATCAAATTTGAAATAGAAGAAAATTCGGATGATGAAGTTTACACCGGATGTGCTCGAGTCGCAAATAAAATCCAAACCGGAGTCGTGGGTACTCTCAGCAAACATGGatcaaaaatcaaactgttaTTCAAACTTGTGCTTTTACTACTGTATTTCGCATATTTTGGCTATGCTATGTACTACAGGTTTGGGGATGAGGGTTCCATCCGTCTATTAGTGTGTACCATTTTGGGAGTTTTAATTCTTTTGCTTTACACCTTCAACCGATTGTCTGgcttcaaatttaaatttagcTCGGAACAAAGGTCGTTGtccaaagaaaagaaaataaaaaagataaagcgACACACGGGAAG GTTCCTTATGCTGGCAGTGTTTATTGCCCTCGCTGCATATATCATCTATGACGTTCTCTTGGACTACCCACAAAATGCCATCTCTGTTGCCGGTCTGGCACTGTATATTATCATCTTTTACGTATTCTCAAAGAACCCTGCAAAG GTGAAGTGGCGGCCAGTGTTCTGGGGTTTTGCATTGCAGTACATCTTTGCTTTGGTTATCCTGAGGACGTCGTGGGGTTACCAGGCATTTCAATGGTTAGGGGATCGAGTGACAGAGTTTCTCAACTACTCAAATGCCGGTGCTACGTTCCTCTTTGGTGATATTCTGGTTACCACGTACTCACTCTTTGCTTTCAGA GTGCTTCCAGTGGTGGTATATTTTTACACCGTGACGTCAGTCTTATACTACCTCGGGGTGATGCAAGTGATCGTCAAAAAAATGGGCATGTTCCTTTCCTTCTGTTTAGGAACTTCTCCCGCCGAATCACTGAACGCCGCAGGAAACATATTTGTAGGCATG accGAGGCTCCATTGATGATTCAACCATTCCTAAAGGACATGACAAAGTCAGAACTTCATGCCGTTATGACAGGGGGGTTTGCTACAATAGCTGGGTCCGTGCTTGGAGCCTATATCAACTTCGGG gTGCCCGCTAACCACCTAATCACCGCCTCCGTTATGTCCGCCCCTGCGGCTCTAGCCATCTCCAAACTCGCCTACCCAGAGACCGAACGGACCAGAAAACAGGATTTTGACAAAATGGGCAAATC GAAAGACAGAAATGTCATTGAAGCCATTTCGTCAGGAGCAAGTAACTCTGTCAAAGTCGTGGCCGCCATTGCGGTGAATGTCATGGCCTTCCTCTGTGTCCTTGAATTCGTCAACATGACCTTGGACTGGTTCGGTGACCGTGTCGGAGTGGATGGGCTCTCGTTCCAG CTTATTTGTTCTTATGTGTTTTACCCGATCGCATACTTCATGGGTACGGATGTTTCTGACTGTCGTAAAGTGGCCGAGCTAGTTGGCATCAAGACATTTACCAACGAGTTTCTGGCCTACAAGGAACTTTCCGTTCTCATTGccaataaaaagaatttcacGGACTATACCGCTCAGTGGAACTCGTCGGCGGACTGGTACTATCAGGGAGATGATATAGTGCTGCCATATGTCAATCAAACGCTGAAGAAAGGAATCATGTcg GGCAAATCTGAGGTGATAGCCACCTATGCATTATGCGGTTTTTCCAACATCGGATCTATGGGGATATTTCTGGGTGGGATGTCGGCACTGGTCCCCTCACGGCGGGGGGATTTGGCGCAGATTGTCGTGAGAGCCATGGTGGCTGGAAACGTGGCGTGTTTCCTAACAGGGTGTATAGCAG GTCTACTTTATAAAGACTACAACACATAG
- the LOC136274652 gene encoding tripartite motif-containing protein 2-like — MDPRTSAQDVHRCDLCETAIVHSYCDFCHVNLCKPCVVDHISDGCDKHKIVPFQERRSTLIYPKCEIHPHKNCEFQCKNCNNILVCSSCTASEQHRGHTFVDISTVYKAQKENIEKDTEELVNTISPTYEEIARDLENQLANLDGGYEKLTTTMSKQGEQWHREVDIIINKMKTEINKIKVKHRDILHKHLDEIKQIQSLIKQSLLAIKEIEKSTEVSPAIKYNSKIRVFSKLPPKVKVSLPKFIPKPIDREKLYSLFGQITSSSTATEGKNLSLNQPTTSVRELLDEPELVATIQTGHEKLRNVTCLNDGNIWTSGKTNDIKCFNSKGSLLQTIKQKSGIFPNDIAVDSDGDLLYANGASLTVNKVKNKQTKELIRLHNWVPSQLCVTSTGDLLVTMYSYDYTQSKVVRYSGSTEKQRIQFDDKGKPLYSGNGKIKYITENRNHDICVADSKAGAVVVVNQDGKLRWRYTGHPSVTKNEPFGPFGITTDSQSRILTADIDNYCIHILDQNGQFLRYIDNCDMEEPFGLCVDNNDNLFVCEYSKGNVKKIKYSK; from the coding sequence ATGGATCCCCGTACTAGTGCCCAGGATGTAcaccgatgtgacctttgtgagaccgccatagtacacagctactgtgacttttgtcatgtcaacctctgcAAGCCCTGTGTAGTAGATCACATCTCAGATGGATGTGATAAACATAAAATAGTCCCTTTTCAAGAACGAAGATCAACTCTCATTTATCCAAAATGTGAAATACATCCACACAAAAATTGTGAATTCCAGTGCAAAAATTGCAACAACATTTTGGTTTGTTCTTCTTGTACTGCATCTGAACAACACAGGGGACATACATTCGTAGATATATCAACTGTTTACAAGGcacagaaagaaaatattgaaaaggaTACAGAAGAGTTAGTAAACACTATTTCTCCTACATATGAAGAAATTGCACGCGACCTGGAAAATCAGCTTGCCAACCTGGATGGAGGATATGAAAAACTTACAACAAcaatgtccaaacaaggagagcaatggcacagagaagttgacatcatcatcaacaaaatgaaaactgaaataaacaagataaaagtgaaacacagagacattttacataaacatttggatgaaatcaaacagatacagTCTCTCATAAAGCAATCACTTCTGGCCATTAAAGAAATTGAGAAATCCACCGAAGTATCTCCTGCCATTAAATACAACTCTAAGATCAGAGTGTTCAGCAAGCTTCCACCCAAGGTTAAGGTATCACTGCCAAAATTCATTCCAAAACCGATAGACCGTGAGAAGCTGTATAGTTTGTTTGGACAGATCACCTCGTCATCTACTGCTACTGAAGGAAAAAACTTGTCATTGAACCAACCTACTACTTCAGTCAGAGAACTACTGGATGAACCAGAGCTTGTTGCCACAATACAGACTGGGCATGAAAAACTACGCAATGTGACCTGTCTGAATGATGGTAATATATGGACGAGTGGAAAGACCAATGATATCAAATGCTTCAACAGTAAAGGGTCACTCCTCCAGACAATCAAACAAAAATCAGGTATATTCCCCAATGATATAGCTGTAGACAGTGATGGGGATCTACTGTATGCTAATGGGGCATCACTGACAGTAAATAAAGTAAAGAACAAACAGACGAAAGAGTTGATCAGATTACATAATTGGGTGCCTAGTCAGTTGTGTGTCACCTCCactggtgatctcctggttaccaTGTACAGTTATGATTACACTCAATCAAAAGTTGTCCGTTACTCgggatctacagagaaacaaagaattcaatttgatgataaaggtaaacctctgtactcagggaatggtaagattaaatacatcacagagaacagaaaccatgacatctgtgtagctgacagTAAGgctggtgcagtagtggtggttaatcaggacgggaaactcagatggagatacaccGGTCATCCCTCAGTTACCAAAAATGAACCATTTGGACCCTttggtatcacaacagacagccagagtcgtatcctgacagcagacattGACAATTattgtatccacattctggatcagaatggacagtttctccgttacattgataactgtgataTGGAGGAACCTtttggtttatgtgtggacaataatgacaatctgtttgtgtgTGAGTACAGCAaaggcaatgtaaagaaaatcaaatattcgAAATAG
- the LOC105334338 gene encoding glutathione S-transferase 1 isoform X2: MKNYKLTYFDIRGRAEISRLLFAAAGVQYADDRIKREDWPALKPSLSGKTNLEQAQCDVIVQTTEDLRAEWVKVFREADETKKAELQKKLVEEIVPKLWKIFQDTLSSNSSGYMVGDGLTLGDLAVYDVMEIHTRDYPDLIKNFPQLQTHRQKVASIPNVKRYLENRPVTLF; this comes from the exons ATGAAGAATTACAAACTGACGTATTTTGACATTCGAGGAAGAGCGGAGATTTCACGTTTGCTGTTTGCCGCCGCTGGCGTACAGTACGCAGACGACAGAATTAAACGCGAAGATTGGCCAGCGCTTAAACCAA GTCTTAGCGGGAAAACTAATTTGGAGCAAGCGCAGTGCGATGTCATCGTCCAGACGACAGAAGACTTGCGAGCGGAATGGGTGAAGGTCTTCCGAGAGGCGGATGAGACcaaaaaa gCTGAGCTACAGAAGAAGTTGGTCGAAGAAATCGTCCCAAAATTATGGAAAATTTTCCAGGACACACTGAGTTCCAATTCTTCAGGATATATGGTTGGAGACGGa cTAACGTTGGGTGATCTCGCCGTATATGACGTCATGGAGATTCATACGCGAGATTATCCAGATCTCATCAAGAACTTTCCACAACTTCAGACGCATAGGCAGAAGGTGGCGAGCATACCAAACGTCAAGAGATATCTAGAAAATCGACCGGTCACCCTGTTCTGA